TTGATGGGAGGCATCAAAGTGTGCCCTTCAGTAGCTGAGGGACGGTGTTGTGAGCCTAACAAAGGCAGATAGAGAgggaatctctctctcactcccccctttGTCAGAGAGGTTTGTCAATGCAGCGTCACGGAACATATCAAAGAAGACTGCCAAGGGCGTTGGGCAAGCATGATCCATGGCCTTTCAAactaatgcgtgtgtgtgtctaacgcTTAAGTCATGAGCCAAGAAAACCATCCAGGAAGAGGAGGCCAGGGTAAGGACTGACGCAGTGTTTACCTCCCAGAGGTCATTCGTCATTCAGAGGGCGCTGCCACACAGCATTTCCCTGAGCCATCGGCTGGCTGCTGGCTACGCAGAGCGTCTGGAGACCATGGGCCGTCATGTTGGACTGACCCAACCCTGAATTACAGGCCTGAGGAGATGGTTCAAAGCCGGTttccatgctgtgtgtgtgacagaatgCCACTGATGTTAGTCACCAGTCTAGTGAATACGTTCCCGCGTGAGCCGTCTGCACACCTCTTCCTACTGGCTAGCAATTTCATCTTTTCAATTCTCTTGCCTaccttggacacacacacacacacacacacacacacacacacacacacacacacacacacacacacacacacacacacacacacacacacacacacacacacacacacacacacacacacacacacacacacttgaccccTGTATTAGCACATTGACGTGTTCGACATAGAACAAAAAACATAGCAATTTAGGTTTTGATTCTTGAGCACCGCCTCCTACCCCAAAAATGTTAAGCTGGTCAAATGCCAATAAGAGCCTACTCGAATAACCTACGGCTTGCTATGGTATAAAGGACGGGAAGAAGCCTCAAACAGGACCCAACGAGACTCCTGCTCAGACAGGCCTTTGGAACCAGGTCATGGTAGCTTTTTAAGGTGGAAGGCGGGCTCCGCACTCACCCAGCCTGGACGGTCCCCCTCCCTGTGGGCACTGCGGCTCCTCATCCTGGACAGGCTGACCTCCACCGGGCCCTCCGGCGGGGCGGAGCGGCGGCACACGCTGCGGGACCGCAGCCGGTTCAGCTCCTGACAGGAGGAGACCGCGGTCATTATCTCAAACGCACAAAGAGCTCAGAAATAGACTTGGAGAACGGGATGATTCCAATCACACCGTATGTTGGTTATCAACAACGCCGGTGTTGTTGATAACCAACAGTTGAATTTCATTGATCAAAAAGTGACCAGAGTAATCTGAACTTAACACTTTTTACACTTCCACTACTACAGACCCAACAATCCACAAACGGATCCACCAATTCAGTCAGGTTTCCGAGTTCATCAGGATATTCAGACACAGTTAAGGTTTGAGCCTCAATGTTGCCAAGCACACCAAACCCATTCTGTAAAAATCCCTTTCTAGATTAAAATATCTCATAAAAATATCAGACAGACAAAAGCACACTAAAATGTATACATTGTCAGCTGTCAAGTGTGACTGAATCAGGTTCCCCCTGTTTTGATACTTTTCCTTCATGTaataaatatattcatatatcccATTCATATATTCCAACATTatcccacctccttctccttttgCTGGGATATTTATGCATGAAGTAAAGTAGTTGACCTTTGATCTCACATGCTTTGGGAGAGCCCAGTGTTTTAGAGACTCCATGAACGTTAATTGTACATCTTCTTGGTCAAGAGCACGAAAACACCAGTGAACAGCTTACAGGTTATTGATTCTGGTGCACTATGGTCTGTCGTACATATTTGTTCCGATATACTTTAACAAAAAATGGGATTTCAACTGACTAGACTCTAGACCTGCCTATGAGCCATGGACAAATTCCCCTAAGTTCGGTCTGTTCGGCAACATCGGACCCAAACGTTAACCGAGTCCAGCTGGAGGAGATTGGAAACGTGTGTGCTGATAGGCTTTAAGAAACCCGATAACCGACACGTGTGAGGGTTTGATTCTGTCCCTAGTCGAGGGAAACGAGTGCTTAAAACAACAGTATCTCCATAGCCGTTTGTATCGACAGGATGAGATCGAGCTATTGGATCACTTCACGTAACTTGATTTACAGTTGTGGAATTTTTAAATAAGCACAAGTAATATTTTAACTACATTCAGTTCATAGGTTCTATGTTGGCTGAGTTGTCGACAGCCAGGTGAATAATTTGAAAAGTAATTAGAAACCAATTAAATGTGTCTATGAATGATGACATGATTCAACGAAAAATAGAGTTTGGAATCCGTCAACGGTAAAAGAACACCCCTCAAGACGCCAGCTAATGGTTTGCTCCGAGCTCTCTGCACCGGCCCGCGCTGGCCTGCTCCTCACCTTGGACCCGTGTGATCTCCTCTGGCTGCGGGGCTCtgcccggggggcggggggctcctCCACCCTGGGGAACCAGACCTGCTCCGGGCCGGCGGGCCCCGGCGAGTCCGAGGCGTCCCTCTGCAGCGTGTGGCCCGAGGGCGGGCGCTCGTCCACCAGAGCCGACCAGCGCCTCTCCGCCGCCGGCCGGCGCTCCCCCTGCCGGTACAGCAGCTGCTCCAGGATGGTTCCGCCCGCCGCCCTCCTGGGGGTGTCTGGTCCGGCGGGGACGTCGACAGACATCTCCATGGCGGGCATCAGCTCCCACGGGTCCTGGGGGGAGGGCACCCATTCCGGGCTCAGCCGCCCCTTCAAGGTGTCCAGTGGCACGTCGCGGATACCGTCCCTCTCGGGGGTGAGGGGCCGCGAGCGGTCCGGGAACTGGAGGGGGGCCTCTCTGCTGGGCGAGGGCTGGGTCTGTGAAGTGAAGGAGTCCATGTCCAGAATGGCCGGTTTATACGGTTCCTCCGCTCTCGGGGAAGGGCGTTTCCAGCGGGCCGCAGCGTCGAGCTGGGGGGAAGGGGCTTTGGAAAACGGGTCGTCTCGTAACGCAGAGTCCAGATCCAGGACCCTGGGCCTGAGAGGCGATGGGTCCAGCGCGAGCTGCTCCTGAGACTCCCTCCGCTTCTTCTCCGTCAACCTCTGCCTCTCCGACTCCTGCTGCTTGGCGACCCGCCGTAGTTTTTcggcctcctctctccccctcttctccctcagcctcttcctctcctccagctccaggagCTGAagcctctccatctccatcgcCGCCTCCAACTCAGTCTTCTGccgcctctccttctcctgctttaAACTCTGTTTCTCCAGCTCCCGTCTCTCATAGTCCAGCTGCTTCTGATGTTCCTTCTCAAAATCAtatttcctctgtctctccacctctctttgtctctccagCTCCCTTTGTCTCCCTTTATCtagctccctctgtctctctagctccctctgtctctctttctctagctccctctgtctctctagctccctctgtctctctagctccctgtgtctctctttctctagctccctgtgtctctctagctccctgtgtctctctttctctagctccctgtgtctctctagctccctctctttctctagctccctctgtctctctgtctccctctgtctctctagatCCCTCATTCTCTCTACTTCTTGCTGTATGGCAGCCTGCCGTagtttctctccctgtctctccacctccctctgtctctctgtctccctctgtctctccagctccctctgtctctctgtctccctctgtctctctttctctagatctctcagtctctctagCTCCCCCAGTCTCTGTGCCTCCCTCTGGAGCTCTCGCTCaatctccctgtgtctctctttctctatctccccctgtctctctacctccttctcgaggtctctctgtctctccgtctctctccgtctatctagttctctccgtctctcttcttGTTGTTGTATGGCAGCATGTCGGATTTTGTTCACTTCTTCTTGCTTcctcttttccttctctttctgtctcctttCCGCCTGCTGCTGTCGCTCAAACTCCAttaactctctcctctccatctccttgatCCTCTCCAAATCTTTGTCGTGCTGCTGACGCTCCCACTGAATCTCCAGCTGCTTCTTCTCCTTGTCAAGCTCCCTTTGTCTATCCCGGttgcgctgtctctctctctccacctctctctgtttttccAAATCctgctgcttctctctctcggtGAGTTGTTGCTTCTCCCTTTCCAGAGCCCGTAGTCTCTGTTGCTCTTTGTCCATCGACGCCTGCTTCTGCTGCCGGTCAAGCTCTCGCTGCCTCTCCTTCATGCGGGCAAATTCTAAATGCTGATGCCGTTCTATTTCCACCTGCCTCAGCATCTCCAGCTCGCCTGTCCTGGTCGTCGTCCTCTCAGCCTTCCAACTCTGATCCCTCTGTCTTTCCATCTCCACCATCCGTTCGTCAGTCACCTGCATGGGCCACGGCGGCTCCCGAACCGGCTCCCGAACCGGACTTTGGTTCTTCCCGAGAACCTCCTCAAACGAAGGGTTCCTCATTGGGACGCTCCTCCCTTGGGAGGCCGAAGGCCCAGACCGcagtggaggagggtcctgCAGGGTTTCGGCCTTGGCGAACCATCTGTCCAGCCCACTGTCCCCGGGACTCACAGCCTCCTGTATTTGTCCCGTCAGTGCAAAGTACGTCGCCTTGGGTTTGGGTTGGTCGTCCGTCCCAAGCATTTTAAGACGCTTGGGGGCCGcttcctccgcctccgcctccggaGCCGTTGGCCTACCCCCGGCCCCGTCCTCCTGCTCTGTGTCTGCGGCGTTCCACTTGGGCAGCGCTCCGACTCTCAGGTAACGCGGCTGCACCTCCAGGCCAACGGCGGGCCCTCCCTGAACGGGGGCCGCCTGGTGCTCCGGCGCCACCCTGGCCGTTGCGGACCCCCGGCCAACGTCTGAGCGGCGGGAGCGCAGGGTCATGGCCTTGTCCTCCAGGCACGCCAGCGGGAGGCTCTCGCTCACTGCCCTGCTGCCCTCCACCGCCGGCACCGTGTCGAAGGAGTGCGACACGCGCAGCAGGCCGGCGGGGGACTCCGGCTCCCGGTACGTGGCGGTGACCAGCGTCCCGTCGTCCTCCGCGGGCACTCGGGGGGCGGAGGACCCGACCGCAACCGCGACCGGCTCTTTGTGGTCGTCGCCTTCCACCACCAGCACGCTGCGCCGTTCGATCATGTACTCGAACAGCGACGCCCGGACCGTCTGCGTCTCGCCACCGAGTCGGCCGTCTTTAGAGGACGTTCCCGTGTCCGACCCGGCGGGGACGGAGGGAGAAGCGGGCTCCGTCTTTCTCTTCTGGTCACCAGGGTGGACAGCCGGCTCTTTGACCTGGTGAATACGCAGCAACAGTTAGCATTACGCCCAATCAATTGTATTCCTCCCAACCCTACCTTTTTGTAATTTAATGCAGTAAATAgttcaaatttttttttttcaagggcACTTAAACTACAGATGGTACTAATGATCTATGAAGTAGATTTTGCATAATGACAAGCTATGTTTGAATCTGAATAGATTTGATTGACAGGCTCACCCAGGTAAACTGAATGACCAAAACCTGACTCAAACACAAAGATAAAATACGATAAATACATTCAATATGATTAGGTCACTTTATCACTACAGTTCACTATAGTGTAGTTCACTATATGATACAATAAAGAATAACCCCCCTCCACCTCATCAACATCCATTACAATGATTACAGTATTATAATTTATAACAATTATGATTATAATGATGGCATTAACCCCTGTGAGGCACTGTAAATACTAATTGCGTAGAAAGTTGACTTGAACGTTTTCTCACGCAACCCTTTACTAGTTTGTGTGGAACACTACACAGGGTATTCAGCCCGATCAGGTTTACAGCCTGGTTTCAGATGCGTCAGTGCAGGATTTGGAGCGCTAGGCCCTAGAACGATGCCAACCATTTACAACACAAGGAGGCAAACCCTACACTGCGTTGCATTGGAAATGAACAGACTTCTTGTGAACCACAACCCAACCATGCAACCAGCATGTACGTACTCAGTTTCATGATTTGAACCACATGTATCTGCTGAGAGACTTCAACGTCAGACATGCTTTCGATAACCTGGAGAAAAGGTTTTACGGTTAACTCCTCTTGGAAGAACCACTTCCAAGACCCAAAAGCTGTGAGCCTGGCATCATCAAGCACAGTGGACTGCCTTCACATTCTTGCGGTGATTACTAAGATTTTGTATATATTTCCCATAATCGTGTGCTTGGGGATGTCCATAAACAAGCATTCTTGGCTCTTaacaaatcaaacaaatgtATGTCCTATCTGTGTACTAAATATACAcagataacaaaaaaaaatcacaaaacaTTCACATAAAAAGCATTTTGATATGGTTTATTTACCCTGAACTGAATGTTCAGTGCGAAGTATAACACCCAGTAAGAGAGAGTCATTACTTAGCTGATTTCATAGGTCAACAGGCAACACAGTTCTATGTTTCAGTCTGTAAGCTGGACAGGTTACCCCTGTCCAGGATAGTGGGTTAACCCACTATCCCCATTACCTCACATCCTAGTATTTCACTCAAGGTCTTGCTTGGAAATATATCTCCATGGAACCACATGTCCAGCTAGGAGGCTTTGGCTTCTGCCCCACAGTAGGTCTCTGAAAGGGACATTCAACGTTGACAGAAAATGTActtgaaagtgcattgtgcaaCAGTGGAAAGGAAAAGACAAAGTGTACAAATATCAGGCTGGTAATCATATCGCCTCCCCTCTGTGGCTCTGCACAGGGCAGGCCTTAACGCAGGGCGTGGTTCCAAAGGTAGAAATCAAAGCCATTCAGTGTTGACCTTTTCCCAGCCGTCTTCCCTCACTGCGTTTCATAAATCAAACAGCCAGCAGGCATGGTTTTCGCTCTACCTGCAGTCTTGGGTTTCAGAACTGTCTACACTTTCAGGAGTGATCCTTTTCAGAGTACTATGTCATGATATGTCAGGTACCCCGGGGAGAACCTTTTCTCAAAAAGGTTAACCAATGTGTGTCCATAGCAAACACTGTAATACTTTACTTCCTCTAAAGTTGAATAACATTTAGTTTTGTGGAAAACATATTATGAACCCAAAAGTTAATTTAGTGAGACAACAACGAATATATCTATTAAGATACAGCTTATCCTCTGAACAGCAAAACTAACTTTGTTTTGCTTGATGAGTTTAGAGTTTAACAAAGAATCTCGTAATGGCCTTCACACCATCGCTTAGAGTAGATTAGAACCACCAGCACTGACTGTTTGAGGGTTAGGACAGCACATACACATCAGACTATAACAAACTCAATTTAGATCTCTCTTACCCTCTGCTGAGGATCTCGGTCAGCCCTGAAAGAATGTTCTGGTTCACTGAGGGAGGGGCTGCAAAGGTCGGTCGACCTTTCAGATATAAACCTGGGGGAAAATGATAATTGTTACACAATGCATAAACCAGGCATGATCGATATACTCTCGGGAGGAGACGTGAATCGAGTGCCAACAGAAAGTGACGGCCAACCTTGTCGTCAGGTCCAGAGGCTTGACCGTTGGCTTAGTCGGAGGACTGGGGGCGGAGGGTACGTCCTCAGTCAGCTTTTTGATCCGCTGCTTGATACCCGGTGGTGCTGCTTCTGGCTCTGCGATTGGCTGAGGAGTGGAACCCTGGTCAATGGCCCCCGttgaaggagaagaagaggaggaggaggaatccaGGAGAAGACTGATGCGTCTCTTGATGCTGGACGCCCCAGCCACATCCTCCTCATTCTTGACCTCCACAACCTTCTTCTTCTCAATGCCCTCCGTCTGTGCGGGGAGGGGCTTGGCAGCAGCCCGAGAGGCCAGTGTGGCCCCCTCCGGTCGGGAGGCTCTGTCCAGGCTCGTTGGCATCCTCAGCTCTGTGTTCTCCTCGCTGTCCACCGGTGGGTTCTTGCGATGCAGTGAAAGGTTGACAGACTCGAACCTCGCTGTGAGGTCGGCCGAGAGGGGACGTCGCCCCTCCCAGCGGGGAGAAAGGACTGGGGCCTCAGGGTtcggagaagaggagggaaggaagatGGCCGACACAGGCCTCGACCGCGAGCCCCTGGGCTGAGGTCGGAGGGCCACCGACTGTGGTTTGGTTTCCTCCGGCTTCTCCTCCTGGCTGAGTTGATTGAGGAATCCCATCGACTTAGCCCTGGTCATGGATGTCCCCGCTGGGCTTTGGGAGTATATCCTGTCTTTGTCTTCCTCCTTCTTGGTCGTTCCGGACCACTCCGCTGCGGGGGACTTTTTAGGGCTCCTTGAAAAGGACAATCCAGATGCGTCACTTTTCTGACGTTGTGCTGGTTTAGGAGGTGTGGGTTTGCGGAAGTCCCCTTGAGTGAGAGGAGGTGCTGGTTTGAAAGGAGGGACCACTGGCTTGGTAGTTTGCCCAGCGCTCGGCATAGCAGAGTTTTTTGCGGTAGAGGAAGGGCGGCCAGGGTTGGTTGACACCGGCCTCGGTTTGGACCCCACGGCGGACTGCTGGGGCttagggggggtgggagggtcgGGTTTGTAGCCAACAGTCTGGGTGGGCTCGCGGTGGACCTTGTTGTGGGGCTTAGGGGCCAGTATCGGTTTGATTGTAGTGTTCCTCTCCAGGACGAAGGGCTTTGGGGTTAGTCGGGGCTTTGGGCCAGGCGCAGGTTTGGTAGGGTCCATGATAATGCTCTCACCGAGGCCCTTGTTGCTGGAGTCAATCAGAGGACTGAGGTGCATGCGACCCCTCAGACCCGTCCTTCCAACCTCCCCGGCCTGGAGCTCCACCTGAGCAGCCATTCTTCCAGAACCACCTACACATGGAGTACAAAAGGTACACCATCAATCTACCGTAACATATAAGTAACTGAGTTTGCTTTATAGCACCAATTAACTAGCTATAAGTTCAGACTTTGTCTTGGGAGTGCCATACAACCCTTAGTTAAGTCCTTGACTCAAGACCAAGAAAGCATGACTAAATAAGATATTTGAATGGACGGTCATTAAGCACTCAGGAAGAGCGTGACTTAGGTCAAGGTGCACCAAGGTGGATCGTCAGACAGGAAAGGGGCATACAAagctcttgttttttttttttgcatacaaGACAGCAGTGATCTTGCTCTTCAATGTCCGTCGAAAAGTCAAAACTTTCCCGTCTGAGGATCTTAGCACAACAAACATCAACAATATACTAGATTGGATAGAAAATCTCTTTAGTCTAGTGTTCCTTAATGGTGAGCTATTTTCTATTGCTACAACAAACAGCCCAAGCACTTTGACACGCTCCCCCCCCCATATCCAATAATGCGGTCAATGTGGGCTTGTTTTGAAATATTTGTCCTCTCTGAGACATGACAGCtctccattgttgttgttatcacGTTCAAACTTTGCCCAGCCCATCCCGGCTTCAATCACTTACCCAACTTGATGTCCACCGTCTGCAGTGGAGCTCTGGTTTCTAAGGTAACCATGCAGTGGTGTCATATCACACTAGGAGGAAGAgggtgagcgtgtgtgagagaaagacagagagaaaagggagggggGATAAATTAACTTTGTGTTACCATCACATACAGCTTTACACCCGTCATGGCTGAGGCAAAACCTGTGCCAATGTCAGACCCTTCTTCACCACCCTGTTGGAATGATCTATGATCTCATGATTCAGCCAAAACACAACAACGTTTACCTTAACACAGATGTTCACAAATATTGATATCTCTCTGTGGATTAAACACTTAAGCATTGCAAAATACTAACTGAACAGTAGCCTTTCATCGCTCTCAAATAACAGGTGTTATGACTGGGCTGGTACAAATGTCAAAATTCTGACTTGTACACATCTATTTGATCCAATTTCCTCTTCCTTCTTGCTGAAGCCATGCCACCGTTCAGCCATCCGTACTCACCAGCATGTTAGGTACGGAAGAGACTTTCCCGATGAGGGTATAACTTCATATAAGAGGGTAGGTTATGATCTATGCGTTCATAACATGTAGTTCACACGTTAATCGTGACGATGAGCGACTTTGATATCGGTGCCTAGAGATGACCATCGCAGTTCCAGAAGGAACTTTTCCAGCATCACTCTTGGTTTACCTTTAGGACAACAAACAGCCAGCGTATATCCGGTGTGTTGCGTTCTGGATATAGATTGTTTACATCAGAGGGAAGTGGTCGATAACTGGTTGAACCAGTTCAGCAGATGAAGTCCATAGAGAtatacattaaaatgtattcatcCGAAAACGTCGTCAATCTTAAACCAGATTAAACGCAGAACAGGTTCTACAGGTGCTTATAGTTTGTCAGGTTGGACTTCAGCTAAACGACTGACGGTAGATCGCAACAAGTGTTCAAATGCCTCTTCCTTATTAGTGCCAGGCTCAAGGGAACACAAGCATTGACAGACACAGACCAAGTGTTTTGGACAACTCTGCTCGCCAAGTTGACAAGCAACCACAACCAATATATCCATTTGagtaaaacaacaaacaataatCAACAGCTTGTGTGCTAGCGAGCAGGAGCTAACGAGGGACGCTGGACATGGGTCCCGTAAATTGGACAAAACGTCTCGGATCGTTTTCCCCCCATTTGAGAGACAACTcaccgacacgcacacagaccgcTGTCTCTTCGATCCTCGGGAGCTCTAGCGCCGCGATGTAAAGGTCCGGTTGAGACGTGTGCTGGTTTGATTCTCCCGAGGCACTAGAAGGGCTAACTTGGCTAATTGAGCTAGCCGACCTGGTCCCGTCCCGTGTCGGGTTGCAGTGGACGGGGTGGGAGCAGAGCTTGAGCGTAAGCCACCTTTCTGCACAGCCTGCAACTCTACTACGACATCGATGGGATCTAGGGATCGGTTGGACCGTCTAGCGTAGCAACGTTAGCTATCTCGTTGTGAACAAAAGTTTTAAGCTAATTaagaaataatatatattgcaCAGGTAGGCCTACGTGCTTctaatatatctttttttttttttactgatttTTAATTTACAGTAACGTGGTCTGCCTTCAGTTGGTAAACCAGGGGCCCATTGTTGGTCTGGTACGCCCTCATGTGGAGAACCGTAATTAATACAGAATGGGTCTTACACACGTCAGCTTTGGGTGTTCAAATAAGATAACATTCTTTGATTTTGCATAATACTTTATTCAATCAAACCGGCTAGTGGTCTACTAGCATATAACCTGCTCCAAATTAGGCATGAATAAAAGATCCCTCAAAAATAAAACACCTTCTCTGTGACATCTCCCTTCTGACAATCACTTAATGTCAATCGTATAGCTTAGCAAATGGGCAAAACTGAATCCATGTAGGCCAAACATTAAAATGTACCAATGATAGGGaagattatatataaaaaaaaaaaaagagaaactaAGACAAGTTGTCTTTGTCCTTCCTATAACAAATCAAGAAAAGAAACCCCGTTTCACTGAACGCCGCTTGTTGGATTTTAAACAATGGCATTGGACCAAAATGTATCCTTAAGCTTTGGCCTCCGTTTCAATTACCCATCCCCACCAAATGACTGTCTTTGAGGGCCATGATGTGTTGAAGTAGatttaatctaaataaacactACAGGAAAGATTtaacttcttttttttcctcattTGATGAGTTTCTCTGTAAGCTTATGACATGTAGACAGAGTATGCAGCGGGCTGACTGCTCCTCCATTATATGAACACCCCCATACATTCGTATCCAGATCACTCTAAATCTCGGTCGTCATGTTGGGGGTTACCTAAATTTAACCGGGCAGCAATTAGCATTCACTTCTAATGCATTGGGGCCATCTGCAGCGGTCAACTAATTATTAACTTTTAGCACACAGACGGCACATGTTAAGCCTGCTAATTGTTCCAACGTGAACCTTGGGAAATGTTGGCATAAAAAATGGTTCCTTTCTCTGACACAAGTGTCACTGCAAATCCTTAACATTATCATGTGTACTAAAAAATACTGAGAAAGACCACCCTCCAAAATAATTGCATGAAATCCAGACAGTCGGAGAGCAGCCAGGACAGTGAGAAAAGGACAAAAAAGATCTGGGGGAGAGGCGATCAGTGTAAATCGGAG
The Gadus macrocephalus chromosome 6, ASM3116895v1 DNA segment above includes these coding regions:
- the si:ch73-138n13.1 gene encoding coiled-coil domain-containing protein 88B isoform X1, whose protein sequence is MVTLETRAPLQTVDIKLGGSGRMAAQVELQAGEVGRTGLRGRMHLSPLIDSSNKGLGESIIMDPTKPAPGPKPRLTPKPFVLERNTTIKPILAPKPHNKVHREPTQTVGYKPDPPTPPKPQQSAVGSKPRPVSTNPGRPSSTAKNSAMPSAGQTTKPVVPPFKPAPPLTQGDFRKPTPPKPAQRQKSDASGLSFSRSPKKSPAAEWSGTTKKEEDKDRIYSQSPAGTSMTRAKSMGFLNQLSQEEKPEETKPQSVALRPQPRGSRSRPVSAIFLPSSSPNPEAPVLSPRWEGRRPLSADLTARFESVNLSLHRKNPPVDSEENTELRMPTSLDRASRPEGATLASRAAAKPLPAQTEGIEKKKVVEVKNEEDVAGASSIKRRISLLLDSSSSSSSPSTGAIDQGSTPQPIAEPEAAPPGIKQRIKKLTEDVPSAPSPPTKPTVKPLDLTTRFISERSTDLCSPSLSEPEHSFRADRDPQQRVKEPAVHPGDQKRKTEPASPSVPAGSDTGTSSKDGRLGGETQTVRASLFEYMIERRSVLVVEGDDHKEPVAVAVGSSAPRVPAEDDGTLVTATYREPESPAGLLRVSHSFDTVPAVEGSRAVSESLPLACLEDKAMTLRSRRSDVGRGSATARVAPEHQAAPVQGGPAVGLEVQPRYLRVGALPKWNAADTEQEDGAGGRPTAPEAEAEEAAPKRLKMLGTDDQPKPKATYFALTGQIQEAVSPGDSGLDRWFAKAETLQDPPPLRSGPSASQGRSVPMRNPSFEEVLGKNQSPVREPVREPPWPMQVTDERMVEMERQRDQSWKAERTTTRTGELEMLRQVEIERHQHLEFARMKERQRELDRQQKQASMDKEQQRLRALEREKQQLTEREKQQDLEKQREVERERQRNRDRQRELDKEKKQLEIQWERQQHDKDLERIKEMERRELMEFERQQQAERRQKEKEKRKQEEVNKIRHAAIQQQEERRRELDRRRETERQRDLEKEVERQGEIEKERHREIERELQREAQRLGELERLRDLEKERQRETERQRELERQRETERQREVERQGEKLRQAAIQQEVERMRDLERQRETERQRELEKERELERHRELEKERHRELERHRELEKERHRELERQRELERQRELEKERQRELERQRELDKGRQRELERQREVERQRKYDFEKEHQKQLDYERRELEKQSLKQEKERRQKTELEAAMEMERLQLLELEERKRLREKRGREEAEKLRRVAKQQESERQRLTEKKRRESQEQLALDPSPLRPRVLDLDSALRDDPFSKAPSPQLDAAARWKRPSPRAEEPYKPAILDMDSFTSQTQPSPSREAPLQFPDRSRPLTPERDGIRDVPLDTLKGRLSPEWVPSPQDPWELMPAMEMSVDVPAGPDTPRRAAGGTILEQLLYRQGERRPAAERRWSALVDERPPSGHTLQRDASDSPGPAGPEQVWFPRVEEPPAPRAEPRSQRRSHGSKELNRLRSRSVCRRSAPPEGPVEVSLSRMRSRSAHREGDRPGWVKLQHQGSGEEELKDPDTLVQESDSQYGTWETGLHTDDSLTPATPTSDGALSPSPGKPSPSHTPAHHGLPSELDGSAGLPPTTPAESQPLSLPEVSTVLLDTSVLRSRAQLGKRRAPRSRPTRTAPPQGEGGATDDWRFRDSTECDASILLTDEKPEFKEDPEEQTREVEPRATTNAVSQPQRIPLFPGMDPSALKSQLKKRADSDNLVDVGTPSPSQLSRSPKSPFLPRATRVLPPSGGRENGLEDSPQWLKELKSKKRLSQYDYDDSK
- the si:ch73-138n13.1 gene encoding titin homolog isoform X3, whose translation is MVTLETRAPLQTVDIKLGGSGRMAAQVELQAGEVGRTGLRGRMHLSPLIDSSNKGLGESIIMDPTKPAPGPKPRLTPKPFVLERNTTIKPILAPKPHNKVHREPTQTVGYKPDPPTPPKPQQSAVGSKPRPVSTNPGRPSSTAKNSAMPSAGQTTKPVVPPFKPAPPLTQGDFRKPTPPKPAQRQKSDASGLSFSRSPKKSPAAEWSGTTKKEEDKDRIYSQSPAGTSMTRAKSMGFLNQLSQEEKPEETKPQSVALRPQPRGSRSRPVSAIFLPSSSPNPEAPVLSPRWEGRRPLSADLTARFESVNLSLHRKNPPVDSEENTELRMPTSLDRASRPEGATLASRAAAKPLPAQTEGIEKKKVVEVKNEEDVAGASSIKRRISLLLDSSSSSSSPSTGAIDQGSTPQPIAEPEAAPPGIKQRIKKLTEDVPSAPSPPTKPTVKPLDLTTRFISERSTDLCSPSLSEPEHSFRADRDPQQRVKEPAVHPGDQKRKTEPASPSVPAGSDTGTSSKDGRLGGETQTVRASLFEYMIERRSVLVVEGDDHKEPVAVAVGSSAPRVPAEDDGTLVTATYREPESPAGLLRVSHSFDTVPAVEGSRAVSESLPLACLEDKAMTLRSRRSDVGRGSATARVAPEHQAAPVQGGPAVGLEVQPRYLRVGALPKWNAADTEQEDGAGGRPTAPEAEAEEAAPKRLKMLGTDDQPKPKATYFALTGQIQEAVSPGDSGLDRWFAKAETLQDPPPLRSGPSASQGRSVPMRNPSFEEVLGKNQSPVREPVREPPWPMQVTDERMVEMERQRDQSWKAERTTTRTGELEMLRQVEIERHQHLEFARMKERQRELDRQQKQASMDKEQQRLRALEREKQQLTEREKQQDLEKQREVERERQRNRDRQRELDKEKKQLEIQWERQQHDKDLERIKEMERRELMEFERQQQAERRQKEKEKRKQEEVNKIRHAAIQQQEERRRELDRRRETERQRDLEKEVERQGEIEKERHREIERELQREAQRLGELERLRDLEKERQRETERQRELERQRETERQREVERQGEKLRQAAIQQEVERMRDLERQRETERQRELEKERERELEKERHRELERQRELERQRELEKERQRELERQRELDKGRQRELERQREVERQRKYDFEKEHQKQLDYERRELEKQSLKQEKERRQKTELEAAMEMERLQLLELEERKRLREKRGREEAEKLRRVAKQQESERQRLTEKKRRESQEQLALDPSPLRPRVLDLDSALRDDPFSKAPSPQLDAAARWKRPSPRAEEPYKPAILDMDSFTSQTQPSPSREAPLQFPDRSRPLTPERDGIRDVPLDTLKGRLSPEWVPSPQDPWELMPAMEMSVDVPAGPDTPRRAAGGTILEQLLYRQGERRPAAERRWSALVDERPPSGHTLQRDASDSPGPAGPEQVWFPRVEEPPAPRAEPRSQRRSHGSKELNRLRSRSVCRRSAPPEGPVEVSLSRMRSRSAHREGDRPGWVKLQHQGSGEEELKDPDTLVQESDSQYGTWETGLHTDDSLTPATPTSDGALSPSPGKPSPSHTPAHHGLPSELDGSAGLPPTTPAESQPLSLPEVSTVLLDTSVLRSRAQLGKRRAPRSRPTRTAPPQGEGGATDDWRFRDSTECDASILLTDEKPEFKEDPEEQTREVEPRATTNAVSQPQRIPLFPGMDPSALKSQLKKRADSDNLVDVGTPSPSQLSRSPKSPFLPRATRVLPPSGGRENGLEDSPQWLKELKSKKRLSQYDYDDSK